The Streptomyces tendae DNA segment GGGACGAGGCGCTGATCGCTCTGTGGAACCGGCACCTGACGGCCTGGGACTTTGCCGAGAGCCCGCCCTGGGGCGGAACTACTCCCGCCCGGACGGATGAGCGGCGTGCCGTGATCTACGAGCACCTGGGGTTCGGCAGTGATGTTTGCAAAGCCCTGGATCAGGCCATGCCCGTGGCGAAAGTGCCCGGAGCAACGGTGATCACCCGGGAGTTCACTCCCTGGTACACCGCTGAACGTGCGGCTGCCAGGAACTTCTACTGGACGGCATACGAGCGGAAGCTCCGAGAGAAAGGCTGGTCCGAAGCTGCCATCGCGAGCTTGGACCAGGCGAGCAAGGCAGTAGTGGAGCGGCTCACCGACCCGGAGCAGCCGACGGCCCGCCAGGCGAAGGGTCTAGTCGTCGGCTACGTCCAGTCCGGCAAGACGGCCAACTTCACCGGGGTGGCCGCCAAGGCGATCGACGCCGGGTACCGGCTCGTCATCGTGCTGGGCGGCACTCTCAACCTCCTGCGTGCCCAGACGCAGCGGCGCCTGGACATGGAGCTGATCGGCCAGGAAAACATCCTGCGCGGTGCCGACGTCACGGACGTCGACTCCCTTGTGGGTGTGGACTACGTAGGCGATGACGAGGGGTGGCCCGAGTTCGTCTGCCATGGTGGCCGGCCCTCCACGCTCGGCGCCTTCGACATCGAGCGACTGACAACTCGTGACAACGACTACAAGAGCCTGGCTCAAGGCATCCGTGCGCTTGAGTTCGAGAAGCGTGTCCCGACCCAGCCACTGCATGATCCGGCAAACCTGCACCATGCCGCCGCGCGGATCCTTGTGGTGAAGAAGAACAAGAGCGTCCTGACCAAACTGGTCAAGGACCTCAAGCAGATTCACGGAATCCTGGGTGAACTGCCCGCTCTCATCATTGATGACGAGTCTGACCAGGCATCCGTCAACACTTCCGACCCCAAGAAGTGGGAGCGCGGGAGCACCGAGCGCACCGCAATCAACGGCCTGATCTCCAAGCTCCTCGGGCTGCTCCCGCGGGCCCAGTACGTCGGTTACACCGCGACACCGTTCGCCAACGTCTTCATCGACCCCGGTGACGACATGGACATCTTCCCCAGCGACTTCCTGATCTCGCTGCCCCGGCCGGCCGGGTACATGGGCGTTCAGGACTTCCACGACCTGAACTCGCCCGTGCCCACGGACCAGCGCACATACGCCAACTCGCAGGAGAAAGCCCACGTGCGCGGGATCTACGCGTCGACGGGAGACAGACTCCAGGAGGCCATGGACGCCTTCGTCCTGTCCGGCGCCCTCAAGCTCTATCGCGCTGACCACGGAATGCCTGACGCCGCCTTCCGGCACCACACTATGCTCGCCCACCAGTCAGTGCGGCAGGACGACCACGCTGACCTGGCACTGCTTATCAACACCATGTGGCATCAAGCGGGTTACAGCTCCACTGCAGGACATGAACGTCTCGCGGCGCTCTGGGAGACCGACTTCGGGCTCGTCAGTGCGGCTCAGGCAGGCGATCTGCCCTCGCCGTCCTCCTACGAGGAGCTGCGGCCGTACGTGCATGCCGCACGGCAACGCATCGGCAGCGGAGGGCAGCCGGTCATCGTCGTGAACGGGGACACCGACCGGTACTTCGCCCAGCTTGACCTGGACTTTGACCGGACACCGAACGTCTGGAAAATCCTCGTGGGCGGTACGAAGCTCTCCCGCGGCTTCACGGTCGAGGGCCTGACCGTCACCTACTACCGCCGCACCACCCAGCAGGCCGACACCCTGATGCAGATGGGCCGCTGGTTCGGCTTCCGTCCCGGATACCGGGATCTCGTCCGGTTGTACATCGGCCGGGAGGAGTCGTTCGGCCGCGACAAGTCCGTCGACCTCTATGAGGCGTACGAGGCTGTCTGCCGTGACGAGGAGACTTTCCGAGAGCAGCTTGCCCAGTACGCCGAGCTGGTCGACGGCAAGCCCCAAGTCACCCCTGTCCAAATTCCGCCGCTCGTGGCGCAGCACCTGCCGTGGCTCAAGCCCTCGGCTCGCAACAAGATGTTCAACGCCGAGTTGGTGGAGATCCGCTCCCCGGGTCGCCCCATCGAGCCTGCTTCGTACCCGCTGTCCGGCTCAGTGATGAAGCGCAACACCGGACACTGGCGGCCGCTGCTTCACGCGCTGGCTCCAGAGCCTGTGCCGTTCAACAACCCCCCGGACAGCTCAAGCCCTCTCTCGCGGACGTTCACGGCGCTCACCGGCACCGTTGCTCACGGCGACCTGCTGAGTGTGCTGCTCAAGCTCGAGTGGGAACGGCCGCGGTACTTCGACCCGCACCTGAGCTACCTGCAGCAGCTTGACGGCACCCTCGCACGGGTGGATGACTGGCTGCTCATCTCGCCTCGGCTGGCCTCGGGCAACCGCGTCGATGCGAGCGTTCTCGGCTCTGCCCCGTTGTCTCTCGTCCGACGGAGCATCCAGGCCGGCAAGAGCAGCTTCGGCCGCATCGCCAGCGTGGAGCACCGCACGGCAGCGCAACGGCTCATCGATGGCGCCGCTGCTGGTGGAAGCACCCTCATCGGTCCCAGGACGGGGGTGGCGTTGCTCTACCCGGTCGTGGAGGGCAGCAGTCAGGACAGCGTTCAGGCCGCGGTCCACAACGGCGTCGCGGATCCGTCGAGGATTGTGATGGCTTTCACCCTCATCCCGCCGCGGTCGGCGACCAGCGGAGACAGGCGCCTGGTGCGCTTCCGAGCCAAGAACTCGCGCCATGAAGGTGAGGCCACGGTTCCCTCGGAGTCCTCCTCGTAGGCAGCGCCCTCACGCAATACCCGGACAGACTGGCTGACACGAACAGGACGGACATTGCTGCCCTTCGACGAAGACGTCACTGTGCAGGCCGCCTCCCGCATCGCGATGCAGGATGCGCTGGAGCAAGACCTCGACGTACAAAAGGTGGCTGATCACATCCTCTCCCTCGATCCAGAAGGGAAGAGATTCGGCGCAGTTCTCCGCGACACCATCGACCAGCTGCTGAACGGCGAGGTGACCGGAAGATTCGCATGGAATCAGCTATTCAAAACGGAGAAGACTCACGCGGGCACGCTCGTTGAGATCAACTTGCAACGCGAGTTCGAGTTCGACGACGGTCGTGACGTGGGCAGCGTTGACGACAAGCACCCCATGGACTACCGCATCCTCGGCATCGATGTCGACTGCAAGTTTTCTCAGACCTTCGGCGGGTGGATGATCCCTCCGGAAGCCATGGGTTACCTCTGCCTCTTGGTGTGGGCGGATGACAGCAAGAGCAAGTGGAGCGCTGGCATACTCCGGGTGCGAAGAGAATGGCTCAACAGCGGCAGCAACCGAGACAAGAAGCTGACGCTTAAGGCGGAGCACCGGGACGATGCGGTGCACTGGATCTGGCGGGACGCGGAGCTCCCTGAGAACGTTCTGCTGCATCTGCCGGAATCCACACGCTCCGCCATTCTCAGTGAGAAGTCCGGCCAGAAACGCGTCATCGAGCTGTTCCGCAGAGTTCAGAACCGCCGCATCGGACGAGGGACGGTCCGGACGGCTGCGCAGCAGCTCGACTACATGGCTCGGCTGCGTGAGGGTAAGGGCCGAGCACGAACAGTTCTCCGCCGGGATGGCATCGTCATAGCCGGCCCGTACAGCAAGCATCGCGAGATCGCCAGGAAGATCGGAGCCGTGGTTCCCCAGCGAGGTGAGTTCGTCAGCTTCCGGGTGGCCGAGGCCATGCCGCATCATGGCGACCGTCCATGTGTTGAGCTGGAGGGACGCGAATGGGTCCTCGCGTATCCAGACGACCCCGTGATCACAGCCCCTCGTCTACCCAGGGTCGTCGGTGAAGAAGAAGCCTGATCAAAAAGACACTGACCGGGACACCACTGCTGCCCTGACGGTCGGCAAGGAGGTCTGGGTGCCGCCCGCCGGCTCTTGGGCCTCCTCGGCGGCCCGTCGGCGCAACATGCAGGCCATCCGCAGCCGCGACACCACGCCCGAGAAGCTGATCAGGCGGCTGGTCCACGCCCAGGGCCTCCGCTACCGAGTGGCAGCGCGGCCGCTGCCCGACCTTCGCCGGACGGCTGACATGGTTTTCCGTCCGGCGAAGGTGGCCATCTTCATCGACGGTTGCTACTGGCATGGATGCCCTGAGCACTACGTCCCCCCGAAGACCAACGAGGGTTACTGGTCAGACAAGGTCGCCCGGAATGTAGCCCGTGACCGGGACACCGACCAGCGCCTGACAGAGGCGGGCTGGACGGTGCTCCGGTTCTGGGAGCACGAGGCACCGGAGGAGTGCGCCGCACGCATCGCTGCAGAGGTGGAGAAGCACCGCAATCGGGGCAGCACGCAGGCGAAGCTCAAGCAGGCTTAGCCTCGGAGCGGTCACGCTCCTGTGCTGCCCTGAGCACGTCGGCGATCGACTGCCCCACGGCCTTGGCCACGGGCGGCGGGAACGCGTTACCGACCTGTCGGTATT contains these protein-coding regions:
- a CDS encoding Z1 domain-containing protein, which translates into the protein MTTTSSAVLLDIHTSALAGMGSLPRTFASWARLAAEVYPDADLSEELFRSSLLNGDEALIALWNRHLTAWDFAESPPWGGTTPARTDERRAVIYEHLGFGSDVCKALDQAMPVAKVPGATVITREFTPWYTAERAAARNFYWTAYERKLREKGWSEAAIASLDQASKAVVERLTDPEQPTARQAKGLVVGYVQSGKTANFTGVAAKAIDAGYRLVIVLGGTLNLLRAQTQRRLDMELIGQENILRGADVTDVDSLVGVDYVGDDEGWPEFVCHGGRPSTLGAFDIERLTTRDNDYKSLAQGIRALEFEKRVPTQPLHDPANLHHAAARILVVKKNKSVLTKLVKDLKQIHGILGELPALIIDDESDQASVNTSDPKKWERGSTERTAINGLISKLLGLLPRAQYVGYTATPFANVFIDPGDDMDIFPSDFLISLPRPAGYMGVQDFHDLNSPVPTDQRTYANSQEKAHVRGIYASTGDRLQEAMDAFVLSGALKLYRADHGMPDAAFRHHTMLAHQSVRQDDHADLALLINTMWHQAGYSSTAGHERLAALWETDFGLVSAAQAGDLPSPSSYEELRPYVHAARQRIGSGGQPVIVVNGDTDRYFAQLDLDFDRTPNVWKILVGGTKLSRGFTVEGLTVTYYRRTTQQADTLMQMGRWFGFRPGYRDLVRLYIGREESFGRDKSVDLYEAYEAVCRDEETFREQLAQYAELVDGKPQVTPVQIPPLVAQHLPWLKPSARNKMFNAELVEIRSPGRPIEPASYPLSGSVMKRNTGHWRPLLHALAPEPVPFNNPPDSSSPLSRTFTALTGTVAHGDLLSVLLKLEWERPRYFDPHLSYLQQLDGTLARVDDWLLISPRLASGNRVDASVLGSAPLSLVRRSIQAGKSSFGRIASVEHRTAAQRLIDGAAAGGSTLIGPRTGVALLYPVVEGSSQDSVQAAVHNGVADPSRIVMAFTLIPPRSATSGDRRLVRFRAKNSRHEGEATVPSESSS
- a CDS encoding NaeI family type II restriction endonuclease; protein product: MLPFDEDVTVQAASRIAMQDALEQDLDVQKVADHILSLDPEGKRFGAVLRDTIDQLLNGEVTGRFAWNQLFKTEKTHAGTLVEINLQREFEFDDGRDVGSVDDKHPMDYRILGIDVDCKFSQTFGGWMIPPEAMGYLCLLVWADDSKSKWSAGILRVRREWLNSGSNRDKKLTLKAEHRDDAVHWIWRDAELPENVLLHLPESTRSAILSEKSGQKRVIELFRRVQNRRIGRGTVRTAAQQLDYMARLREGKGRARTVLRRDGIVIAGPYSKHREIARKIGAVVPQRGEFVSFRVAEAMPHHGDRPCVELEGREWVLAYPDDPVITAPRLPRVVGEEEA
- a CDS encoding very short patch repair endonuclease — its product is MPPAGSWASSAARRRNMQAIRSRDTTPEKLIRRLVHAQGLRYRVAARPLPDLRRTADMVFRPAKVAIFIDGCYWHGCPEHYVPPKTNEGYWSDKVARNVARDRDTDQRLTEAGWTVLRFWEHEAPEECAARIAAEVEKHRNRGSTQAKLKQA